From the Kribbella sp. CA-293567 genome, the window ACTCGTCCGTGCACTGCGGCCAGGTGGGGCAGCCCAATCCCGACCCGGTGAGCCGCACCAGCCCGCCGGTCACCACGATGCCGATGTTGACGACGACAGAGGCCCAGCCCCAGCGTCGTACGACGTCCAGGCTCGGCTCTGGCACCAGTCGCCAGAATCCGGTGACGGGCTCAGTGGGGTGGGTGGGGGCTTCCGTAGTCACCGGCACACTCTAGAGAAGTCGCTGCTCAATCCCATCGGAAGGTCCTTGACACCAGGTAGCCCAGCACTGCTGCCCACAACGCCAGGGAGAGTGCGGCGGCCCACGGTACGACGCCTTCCAGGGTGGCGTTCGCCAGCCCGTTGGCGAGGGCGGCGCTCGGCAGGAGCCGTACTACGCCTTGCATGCCCTCCGGATACTCCTCGACAGGCGTCATGATCGCGCCGCCCACCAACAGCAGCAGGTAGAGCAGGTTCGCGGCGGCCAGCGTCGCTTCGGCGCGCAGTACTCCGGCCATCAGCAGCCCGAGCGAAGCGAAGGCCGCAGTGCCACACAGCACCATCAGCAGTACGCCGAAAGCGGCTGCAACTCCACCGACCGGCTTCCAGCCCAAGGCGAAGCCGGCCGCGATCAGTACGGCCAGCTGGACCACCTGGATCGCCAGGACCGAGCCGATCTTCCCGGCCAGCAGACCGGTCCGGGACAGGGGAGAGGCGCCGAGTCGTTTGATGACGCCGTACCGGCGTTCGAAGCCAGTCGCGATGGCCAGTGAGGTAAAGGACGTCGACAGCACGGCCAGAGCAAGCACCCGCGGTACTGCGAGATCCACGGTCGGGCCATTGCCGAGCGGCAGCCGATCGCCCAGCCCAGTGCCACCCAGGAGCAGCAGCAGGCCCAGCGGGATCACCAGAGCGAGCAGTAGCTGCTCCCCGTTGCGCAGCAGGAGCCGGAACTCCATCACTGCGTGCGAGTAGACCTTGCGGGGCCAAGAAGCCGAACCTGGGCGCGGTACGTAGGTAGTGGTCACTTGGTCCGTACTCACTTACTCTCCCGAGCCGTCAGCGCCAGGTAGACATCTTCGAGCGACTTGGCGCCGTGCTCGGTCAGTACGTCGGGACTGCCGGAGGCGATCACCTTGCCGGCCGACACCACGTGCACCTGGTCGGACAGTTGCTCTGCCTCGTCCATCGCGTGGGTGGTCAGCACGACCGTCACGCCGTCGTCGCGCAGGTCCCGGATCAGCTGCCAGATCTCCCGGCGGCCGTGCGGGTCCAGGCCGGTGGTCGGCTCGTCCAGGAACACGATCTCCGGCCGCCCGACGATCGCCATCGCCAGCGACAGCCGCTGCTTCTGGCCGCCCGACAGTCGCCGGTACGGCGTACGCCCGCACGTCCCGAGGTCCAGCCGCTCGATCAGCCCCGGCAGGTCCAGGGGATGGGCGTGCAGCGAGGCGACGTACCGGAGCATCTCCAGCGCGCGGACGCCCGACCAGGCGCCACCCTCCTGCAGCATGACCCCGATCCGGGGCATCAGCTCGTCGTGGTCGGCGATCGGGTCGAGCCCGAGCACCCGGACCGTACCCGAGTCGGGCCGGCGGAAGCCCTCACAGCTCTCCACCGTGGTCGTCTTGCCGGCTCCGTTGGGGCCGAGCACGGACGTCACTGTTCCGCCGGTTACGGTGAGACTGAGCCCGTCCACAGCGGCCTTCTCGCCGTACCGGACGACGAGGTTGTCGATCTCCACCGCGACTGGCACATGTGCAGGGTAGTCAACGCCCCGACGTGACGCTGCTCACGGTCACCCTCCAAGCGCCGCCGCGCCCGCCTGGGAGCTGCGAACCGGTTAGGGCAGCCTTATTTGAAGGGCTCCGGCAATTAGGTGACACTGATGTTGTGAAAACTCCCGCACAGCTCGGTACGGCGCCCTCGGGCACCGCTGTCGCGCGGGACGAGTCCACCCGGGACCGGGTCGCCCGCTCGATCCTGACCAACGGGCCGTCCAGCGCCGCGGTGCTGGCCGAGCGACTCGCGCTGACCCCGGCGGCGGTCCGCCGGCACCTCGACCACCTGCTCGAAGCGGGCCTGGTCGAGAGCCGTGAGGAGCGTGTCTACGGTCCCCGTGGCCGGGGCCGCCCCGCCAAGGTCTTCGTGCTGACCGACACCGGCCGGCACGACTTCCACCAGGCCTACGACGACCTGGCCGCGACCGCCCTCCGCTTCATCGCGGAGTCCGGTGGCGACGAGGCCGTCGTGGAGTTCGCCCGGCGACGGGTGGCCGAGGTGGAGGACCGGTACCGCGAGTTGCTGGCCGCGGTGCCCGAGGGGGAGAAGGCGCAGACCCTGGCCAACGCCCTCAGCGCGGACGGTTACGCCGCGTCCACCCAGCAAGCCGGTGCCGGCGAGCAGCTGTGCCAGCACCACTGCCCGGTCGCGCACGTGGCCGAGCAGTTCCCCCAGCTGTGCGAGGCCGAGACCGAGGTGTTCTCC encodes:
- a CDS encoding ABC transporter permease, translating into MSTDQVTTTYVPRPGSASWPRKVYSHAVMEFRLLLRNGEQLLLALVIPLGLLLLLGGTGLGDRLPLGNGPTVDLAVPRVLALAVLSTSFTSLAIATGFERRYGVIKRLGASPLSRTGLLAGKIGSVLAIQVVQLAVLIAAGFALGWKPVGGVAAAFGVLLMVLCGTAAFASLGLLMAGVLRAEATLAAANLLYLLLLVGGAIMTPVEEYPEGMQGVVRLLPSAALANGLANATLEGVVPWAAALSLALWAAVLGYLVSRTFRWD
- a CDS encoding ABC transporter ATP-binding protein, which gives rise to MEIDNLVVRYGEKAAVDGLSLTVTGGTVTSVLGPNGAGKTTTVESCEGFRRPDSGTVRVLGLDPIADHDELMPRIGVMLQEGGAWSGVRALEMLRYVASLHAHPLDLPGLIERLDLGTCGRTPYRRLSGGQKQRLSLAMAIVGRPEIVFLDEPTTGLDPHGRREIWQLIRDLRDDGVTVVLTTHAMDEAEQLSDQVHVVSAGKVIASGSPDVLTEHGAKSLEDVYLALTARESK
- a CDS encoding helix-turn-helix transcriptional regulator, encoding MKTPAQLGTAPSGTAVARDESTRDRVARSILTNGPSSAAVLAERLALTPAAVRRHLDHLLEAGLVESREERVYGPRGRGRPAKVFVLTDTGRHDFHQAYDDLAATALRFIAESGGDEAVVEFARRRVAEVEDRYRELLAAVPEGEKAQTLANALSADGYAASTQQAGAGEQLCQHHCPVAHVAEQFPQLCEAETEVFSRLLGRHVQRLATIAHGDGVCTTHIPGAPVPVSPVSDSESARTAR